The Aphis gossypii isolate Hap1 chromosome 3, ASM2018417v2, whole genome shotgun sequence genome includes a region encoding these proteins:
- the LOC126551070 gene encoding uncharacterized protein LOC126551070: MYDYHYNVMKKHYKDKIKLMYTDTDSLVYHINTDDFYKDLIENPNLMDRLDTADLPPIHPCYTTARKKVPGFFSDEAKGHIMTEFCALRAKSYAYNIYTGEEDVVREQIKAKGIRQHVVKNHMTLEDHVKCLFGEAGVEAYKENVSIRSFKHKLMTIKTMKLTYNSYDDKRVVLDDKIHTLAHGHFPYKS, from the exons ATGTATGACTATCATTACAACGTTATGAAGAAacattataaagataaaatcaaGCTAATGTACACTGACACag attcACTAGTGTATCATATCAATACCGATGATTTCTACAAAGACTTGATTGAGAATCCCAACTTGATGGATAGATTAGACACGGCGGACTTGCCTCCTATCCATCCGTGCTACACTACAGCTAGGAAGAAGGTGCCCGGGTTTTTCTCTGATGAAGCAAAAGGACATATAATGACAGAGTTTTGTGCACTACGTGCAAAATCATACGCGTACAACATATATACAGGAGAAGAGGATGTGGTGAGAGAGCAGATCAAGGCAAAGGGTATCAGACAGCATGTGGTTAAAAACCACATGACTCTTGAAGATCATGTTAAGTGTTTGTTTGGAGAAGCTGGCGTGGAGGCGTATAAGGAGAATGTATCTATTCGCTCATTCAAACACAAGTTGATGACGATAAAGACCATGAAGCTGACCTATAACAGTTATGATGACAAAAGAGTGGTACTagatgataaaatacatacactgGCTCACGGTCACTTTccctataaatcataa
- the LOC114121333 gene encoding uncharacterized protein LOC114121333 yields MFKCEQCPSVFTRKDNLVVHQKTHTGIRFPCTICQSTFTYKTSLTKHLKNVHGIAPSYSQPASQPVRQSVIQFAPRIAPQIQIAPQIFVPDIQAGRSNMVAEDEICMAVMDEFENEDEICTTCVNGRRVSTANTTSVARMKKARMDIVKTPGFTEISSSANRKIVWYYVKNINNVHNYPDFLRSLMPELENVLKTCLKKHPIKFNLKLEAAYNRPNVPNSSENRAFKTSAVELFPDSDISTIIERAFIKLSKEEEEYKSRGSGFTLESIDGLLLSIYKYTPMCGSSYISLPAYIDRKRATINPQNTDQECFKWAILARHVTGHAVYRIGENYRNHEDKYNFEGITFPTPLSDIAKFEKNNRNVSINVYGLDKKFQPPRKYPTYEVYPLRVVDEEKANHFDLLLVTDDENSHYVYISNFSRLIRSQKTGHEERVVFCKKCFTSFDDRRHKYKLSGREALTQHKLICGAHKPILPVMPKEGECLRFEAWRNTQRHPIVIYADFETLLVKTDEVKGKNTKIVHKHEAMSYGLIVKASNDVPAELLARYEIPTEPILYRGSESRRDVARHFVETVSEIALKTEKLLKTNIPINMSADDIQVHEAATHCNLCKIEFTPPSEVLYRKTADHCHLTGKYRQALCNVCNQKLQTPVFVPCYFHNLSNYDAHLIVTELGYDTQTIRVIPNSEEKYISFTKYVSSKFQIRFIDTFRFMASGLSTLAKNLVTPGLENFRETAKVFTGDDMPLVTRKGVYPYEYTDSWSRLDETSLPSKRSFYSTLNESGIKEEEYTHAK; encoded by the exons atgtttaaatgcgAACAGTGCCCGTCGGTTTTCACACGTAAAGATAACTTGGTTGTCCACCAAAAAACTCATACCGGTATTCGTTTTCCATGTACTATATGTCAGTCAACATTTACATACAAAACCAGTCTCaccaaacatttgaaaaatgttcatg gCATCGCTCCGTCTTATAGCCAGCCTGCATCTCAACCAGTACGACAGAGTGTCATACAGTTCGCGCCTCGCATTGCTCCACAGATCCAGATTGCCCCTCAAATTTTCGTTCCCGATATCCAGGCCGGTCGCTCGAACATGGTGGCCGAAGACGAGATTTGCATGGCAGTTATGGATGAGTTTGAAAATGAGGACGAGATTTGC ACTACATGTGTAAATGGTAGACGGGTTTCCACTGCAAACACCACCTCGGTAGCTAGGATGAAAAAGGCTCGTATGGACATAGTTAAGACTCCTGGTTTCACAGAAATTTCTTCGTCTGCGAATCGAAAAATCGTGTGGtattatgtcaaaaatattaacaatgttcACAATTATCCCGACTTTCTCCGCTCGCTCATGCCTGagcttgaaaatgtattaaagacATGTCTGAAAAAACAcccgataaaatttaatttgaaactcGAGGCAGCATACAACCGGCCCAACGTACCAAACTCGTCGGAGAACCGGGCATTCAAGACTTCGGCGGTAGAACTTTTTCCGGATAGTGACATTAGTACGATCATTGAGAGAGCTTTTATAAAGTTGTCGAAGGAGGAGGAAGAATATAAATCACGCGGAAGTGGATTTACATTAGAAAGTATAGATGGGTTATtgctaagtatatataaatatacaccaATGTGCGGTTCATCGTACATATCGTTGCCGGCGTATATTGACAGGAAACGGGCCACCATCAACCCTCAAAACACAGATCAGGAATGTTTCAAGTGGGCGATTTTGGCGAGGCATGTGACGGGGCATGCGGTATACCGTATCGgtgaaaattatagaaatcacGAGGATAAGTACAATTTTGAAGGCATCACATTTCCCACACCTCTATCGGACATCGCtaaatttgagaaaaataatagaaatgtaTCTATTAATGTGTATGGGTTGGACAAAAAGTTCCAGCCACCACGTAAATATCCGACGTACGAGGTGTATCCGCTACGTGTCGTTGATGAGGAGAAAGCCAACCACTTTGATTTGTTGTTGGTGACGGACGACGAAAACTCACACTATgtgtatatttcaaatttttctcgGCTTATTAGATCGCAAAAGACTGGACATGAAGAGAGAGTAGTGTTTTGCAAGAAGTGTTTCACATCATTCGATGACAGGCGGCATAAATACAAGTTGAGCGGACGGGAGGCGTTAACTCAGCATAAGCTTATATGCGGTGCACATAAGCCAATATTACCGGTGATGCCGAAAGAAGGCGAGTGTCTGCGATTTGAAGCATGGAGAAACACTCAGAGACATCCTATAGTAATATATGCGGATTTTGAGACACTGCTAGTTAAGACGGACGAGGTGAAGGGAAAAAATACGAAGATTGTTCACAAACATGAGGCTATGAGCTATGGTCTCATTGTGAAGGCGAGCAATGACGTACCGGCAGAGCTATTAGCGAGATACGAGATACCAACGGaaccaatattatatcgaGGAAGTGAGAGTCGGCGTGATGTGGCGAGACATTTTGTTGAAACCGTGTCTGAAATAGCATTAAAGACAGAGAAATTATTGAAGACGAATATTCCGATAAATATGTCCGCAGACGACATACAAGTTCATGAAGCAGCGACGCACTGCAATCTATGCAAAATTGAGTTTACCCCACCTTCAGAGGTACTATATCGTAAGACAGCTGACCATTGCCATCTCACAGGAAAATACCGTCAAGCTCTCTGCAATGTATGCAACCAAAAACTACAAACACCCGTTTTTGTACCATGCTACTTCCATAACTTGTCCAACTATGACGCACATCTGATAGTCACAGAACTTGGTTATGACACCCAGACTATTAGAGTGATACCCAACAGtgaggaaaaatatatttcgtttACGAAATATGTGTCAAGTAAATTCCAAATCCGTTTCATAGACACTTTTAGATTCATGGCATCAGGACTATCAACTCTAGCTAAAAATCTTGTAACACCAGGTCTTGAAAACTTTCGTGAAACAGCTAAAGTGTTTACTGGAGACGATATGCCACTTGTAACTCGTAAGGGGGTGTACCCGTATGAGTACACGGATAGTTGGAGCAGGTTGGACGAGACGAGTTTACCGAGCAAGAGGAGTTTTTATAGCACGTTAAACGAGTCGGGAATAAAGGAGGAGGAATACACGCAtgcaaaatga